Proteins found in one Channa argus isolate prfri chromosome 7, Channa argus male v1.0, whole genome shotgun sequence genomic segment:
- the naglu gene encoding alpha-N-acetylglucosaminidase produces the protein MPPRIGCSLLLSVVFCLFSSVDCRFHTLDHIRPKASDKAQGRAVVELLKRLLGDRSTEFMVSVNRSLSNDSLDVCELRSSKNNKIVAVGSSGVAVASGIYNYLKYFCNCHISWSGSQLDLPRPLPKLSGVLRINTPHRFRYYQNVCTFSYSSVWWNWPRWEQEIDWMALNGINLPLAFTGQEALWQEVYRALGLNQSEIEDFFSGPAFLAWNRMGNMFKFGGPLPQSWHVNQLHLQFNILERMRSFGMIPVLPAFSGNIPKEILRLYPEANVTRLGPWAHFNCSFSCSYILDPRDPLFLQIGSLYLSQVVKQFGTDHIYNTDTFNEMTPPSSDPTYLSAVSRSVFASMTAVDPQAIWLMQGWLFFSDAAFWKPAQIQALLHGVPLGRMIVLDLFAETEPIFSYTESFYGQPFIWCMLHNFGGNSGFFGTVESINSGPFKALHFPNSTMVGIGMTPEGIEQNPVMYELMSELAWRKEPVNLSKWVSLYAVRRYGSTQETLTAAWRLLFASVYNCTVPHYRNHNHSPLVRRPSFHMNPGLWYDPADLYKAWKLIIDAAPSLMSKETFRYDLVDVTRQVLQVLTTSFYKDITDAFQKQKLPELLTAGGVLVYDLLPELNRLLSSDRNFLLGTWLEQARSLALDEKEAQLYDMNARNQLTLWGPSGEILDYASKEWGGLMEDYYAQRWGLFVHMLVECLESGQPFKQETFNQAVFQVERGFVYNSRKYPTKPQGDTYEIVYRIFLKYYPQALKRL, from the exons ATGCCGCCCAGAATCGGCTGCAGTCTGCTTCTGTCcgttgttttctgtctcttcagcAGTGTGGATTGTAGGTTTCATACTCTAGACCACATCAGACCGAAAGCCAGCGACAAAGCACAGGGCAGAGCAGTGGTGGAGCTGCTGAAACGCCTGCTCGGGGACAGATCCACGGAGTTCATGGTGTCAGTGAACAGGAGCCTTTCCAACGACAGCCTCGATGTGTGTGAGCTCAGGTccagtaaaaacaacaagatAGTCGCCGTAGGCAGCTCCGGAGTGGCCGTGGCGTCTGGCATTTACAACTACCTGAAATATTTCTGCAACTGCCATATTTCCTGGTCCGGTAGTCAGCTGGATCTGCCGCGTCCTCTGCCAAAGCTCAGCGGCGTCCTGCGCATCAACACCCCGCACAG ATTCCGGTACTACCAGAACGTCTGCACTTTCAGTTACTCCTCTGTGTGGTGGAACTGGCCCCGGTGGGAGCAGGAGATCGACTGGATGGCACTTAATGGAATCAACCTGCCGCTGGCTTTCACTGGCCAAGAAGCCCTGTGGCAGGAG GTTTACCGTGCTCTCGGGTTAAATCAGTCAGAGATCGAAGACTTCTTCTCTGGTCCGGCCTTTCTCGCCTGGAATCGCATGGGAAACATGTTCAAGTTTGGTGGACCTCTGCCACAGTCCTGGCATGTGAACCAGCTCCACCTCCAA TTTAACATCTTGGAACGAATGAGATCCTTTGGTATGATTCCTGTGCTGCCGGCCTTCTCTGGGAACATTCCCAAGGAAATCCTCAG GTTGTATCCTGAAGCGAATGTAACCAGGTTGGGGCCATGGGCTCATTTCAACTGCAGCTTCTCTTGCTCATATATCTTAGACCCTCGGGACCCACTTTTCCTCCAGATTGGTTCCCTCTATCTGTCCCAGGTGGTGAAGCAGTTTGGGACAGACCACATTTACAACACTGACACTTTTAATGAGATGACTCCACCTTCCTCGGACCCCACCTATCTGTCTGCTGTCAGtcgttctgtctttgcatcaaTGACTGCAG ttGATCCTCAGGCAATTTGGCTGATGCAAGGTTGGCTTTTCTTCAGTGACGCTGCTTTCTGGAAGCCGGCCCAGATCCAAGCCTTACTACACGGAGTGCCCCTTGGGCGAATGATTGTGCTGGACCTGTTTGCAGAGACCGAGCCCATTTTCTCCTACACAGAGTCTTTCTATGGACAGCCGTTTATCTGGTGTATGCTGCATAACTTTGGGGGCAACAGTGGTTTCTTCGGCACGGTGGAGAGCATCAATTCGGGGCCTTTTAAAGCTCTTCACTTCCCAAACTCCACCATGGTGGGCATCGGCATGACACCTGAGGGCATTGAGCAGAATCCGGTGATGTATGAGTTGATGAGTGAGCTGGCTTGGCGCAAAGAACCGGTCAACTTGTCCAAGTGGGTATCGCTGTATGCTGTACGCCGCTACGGCAGCACACAAGAGACCCTGACCGCTGCATGGAGGCTCCTGTTTGCTAGTGTCTACAACTGCACGGTCCCACATTACCGAAACCACAACCATAGCCCGCTGGTGCGCCGACCTTCCTTTCACATGAATCCTGGCCTTTGGTATGACCCAGCGGACTTGTACAAAGCCTGGAAACTGATCATAGATGCAGCCCCTTCACTGATGTCAAAGGAGACCTTCCGTTATGACCTTGTAGATGTGACTCGGCAGGTGCTACAGGTCCTGACAACATCCTTTTACAAGGATATCACGGATGCTTTTCAGAAACAAAAGCTGCCGGAGCTGCTGACTGCAGGTGGAGTGCTGGTCTATGACCTTCTACCTGAGCTCAACCGTCTGCTAAGTAGCGACCGCAACTTCCTGCTGGGGACATGGCTGGAGCAGGCCCGATCCTTAGCCCTGGACGAAAAGGAAGCACAGCTCTATGACATGAATGCCAGAAACCAGCTCACACTCTGGGGTCCCAGTGGTGAGATACTGGACTATGCCAGTAAAGAATGGGGAGGCCTCATGGAGGACTATTATGCCCAGCGCTGGGGACTGTTTGTTCACATGCTAGTAGAATGTCTGGAGAGTGGACAACCATTCAAGCAGGAGACCTTCAACCAGGCAGTTTTCCAGGTAGAAAGAGGATTCGTTTACAATAGTAGAAAGTACCCAACTAAGCCTCAGGGAGACACATATGAGATAGTCTACAGGATCTTCCTAAAGTACTACCCACAGGCCCTAAAGAGACTATAG